From the Paenibacillus sp. MMS20-IR301 genome, the window CATGAATTCCTTGTCGCGCATCCGGCCTTCAATCTTGAAGGAAGTGATACCGGACTCGATCAGCTCCGGAAGATGCTCATACATGAACATATCCTTCACGGCCAGCGGATATTCCGCAGGATAGATGAAGCCGTCACGTTTGATCCGGTAATCCCAGCGGCAAGGCTTCATGCATTTGCCCCGGTTGCTGCTCATCCCGAACACCTGGGAGCTGAAATAGCAGTTCGCCCCGTGCACGGAACACATATCGCCATGAATGAAATACTCCAGCTCCATACCGCTCCGGCTGCCCAGCAGCTTCGCTGTCTGCAGATCCATCTCACGCGAGGTAACGACCCGGCTGACACCAAGCTCCCGCAGCGCATGAATCATCTCCAGATTGTGCACATTCATCATCACTGAAGCATGAACCGGAACGGTAAGCTCCATCTCGCGGATCAGCTGCAGCACGGCCATATCCTGCACAATCAGCGCATCCGGACGGGCGCCGTCGAGGAACCGCAGATACTCCCTGGCCTCTTCCACATCCTCTTCGCTGAACAGATTGTTAACGGTGATATATACTTTTTTGTCCATGCTGCGGGCAATGCTCAGAGCTTCAATAATTTCCTCATGAGACAGGTTATAGCCCTTGCGCATCATTCTCATATTCAGTACTGGTCCGCCAAAATAGACGGCATCACACTTCGACTCAATTACAGCCTTGAAAATATCAAACGTTCCTGCCGGTGCCAGCAGTTCAACCTCTTTGCCATTAAAATAACGTGCCATTTCTTGTTTCCTCCTAAATTCCTACAATAATGCTGTCAAGACTAAGACGACGATAAACATAGCAACAAACAGCGTATCAGCTGCGCCCCACCTCAGGCGGTGGTACCGGCTGCGCGGCGCATCCATGCGGAAGCCCCGGGCTTCCATGGAATAGACCAGGTCCTGGGCACGCCGGAAGGCACTGGCGATTACCGGAACCAGCAGGGATACCAGCATCTTCGCCTTCTCCTTCAGCGGCAGCTCCTTCAGATCCGCCCCCCGTGAAGCCTGGGCCTTGAGGATAATCTGTGCTTCATCGAGAATCGTCGGAATGAAACGCAGCGCAATGCTGATCATCAGTGTAAGCCGGTCCGGCGACAGCCCCAGCTTCTTGAATGGTGCGAGCACCCCTTCAAGACCCTGGTTCAGCTTGGCGGGAGTTGTTGTGAAGGTCAGCAGTGCCGTGAAGGTCAGCAGGAACAGCATGCGGATGACGGAGAATGCCCCCAGCCGCAGTCCGTCCTCATGGAGTGCGAACGCCCCCAGTGACCAGAGGACCTCCCCTTCCTTCACCGACAATGTCTGGACAATGAAAATGAATAGCATCAAATACCGCAGCGGCTTCGCAGCCTTAATAAAGTATTTAAGCGGAATGCGGGTGGTGGCCATGACGGCAATCGAAAATACCGCCAGCAGCCCCATCTCCATCCAGGAATTCGAGATCAGAATGATCGCTACGTAGAGGAGCATCCCGGTTATTTTGGATCTGGCGTCCAGCTTGTGAACCCAGGAGCCTGTATCAATGCTGCGTCCCAGCAGCAGCCGCTCATTCATGGTTATCCCCCGTTTCCTGCGCTCCGCGGGCTTCGCCGCGTTCAGCCAGCAGGGAGGATATCCGCTCAGCAAGGCCCTCCGCGCTAAGGACCGGCTTCTCACCGGCCAGGCCGAAGCGCTCAGCGGCGGCCTGCCAGTACCTTAGCGACTGCGGAACCGTCAGTCCGCAGCGCTCCAGAATCGCCGGATCAGCGGCCAGCTCCTGGCCGCTGCCCTGGAAGGCGAGCTCGCCGCCCTTCAGCAGGGCCCAGCTGTCGGCATACGGCAGCAGCTCATCCATCCGGTGCGTCACGATGATGATCGTCCGGCCCTGCTCGCGGCACAGCCGCTCCAGCAGCGCGATCAGCTCCGCGCGGCTTACGGGGTCCAGGGTAGCCGTCGGCTCGTCGAGCACGACAATATCCGGGTCCATCGCCAGTACGGAGGCGATAGCTGCCTTACGCATCTGGCCTCCGCTAAGCCGGAACGGATTGCGTTCCAGCAGGGCAAGATCAAGCCCCATATCGGTCATCGCTTTACGCGCCCGCTCCTTGGCTTCTTCCAGGCTCATGCCGAAGTTCATCGGCCCGAAGCAAAGATCCTTCTCGACCGTATCCTCGAACATCTGCTGCTCCGGGAACTGGAACACTAATCCGACCCGGCGGCGCAGCGGAAGCAGCTTCGGTGATTTCTCTCCTGCCTTAATCGTCACATCCAGCACCTGGACCGTGCCTTCTGTCGGCTTCAGAATCCCGTTGAACAGCTGCAGCAGCGTCGACTTTCCAGAGCCGGTAGCCCCGGCAATCCCGGTCAGCGAACCCTGGGCAATCTTCAGATCAATCCCGTGCAGCGCCGCCACCCGCCACATGCTGCGCTCAGCGTAGGTGTAGCTTACTTGCTGTAATTGTATGGCCATAGCTTGTCTATAAGCTCCTTTTCGCTGGCGGGTACATCCACCGTAATTCCCCGGCTCTGCAGTTCCCGGGCAAGACGCCACGGGTACGGTTCCAGCAGATGGCATTGCGCAAGGAGGCTTTCGCTGCGGAACAGCTCCGCAGGCGGCACATCAGCAGCAATACTGCCGCCATGCAGGGCAAGCACACGGTCGGAGGCCAGAATCTCATCCGCATCATGGGTAATCATCAGAATGGTGTAGGTCCCTTCTGCGCGCATATCCTGCAGAATAGCCATCAGCTCATTCCTGCTGCCTTCGTCTAACATAGAAGAGGCCTCGTCGAAGATGACGATGCCTGGCTTCATGGCGAGAATCGAAGCAATGGCGACACGCTGCTTCTGTCCGCCCGAAAGCTCTCCGGGATGCTTGGACAGCAGATGGTTAATCCCCAGCTTCCCGGTATAGAACTCCAGCCGCTGCTTCATTTCCTCATAGGACAAACAAAGCCCTTCCAGGCCGAACAGAATATCCTCCTCTACCGTCTGCCCGATGAACTGATTATCAGGATTCTGGAACACCATCCCGACACATTGCCGGATGTCCCGGGTCGTCTCCTCCTGCAGTCTGTGCCCGCAGACATAAATCTCCCCGGCACTCTTAGGCAGCAGGGCATTCAGCAGCTTAACCAGTGTAGATTTCCCGCATCCGTTCGGGCCGACGATGCTTACCCACTGGCCCTGCGGAATGGACAAGGTAATATTATGGAGAATCGGATGCTCCGGATCATACCCGAAGGAGACCTCTTTGAGAGCTATAACAGCGGACTCCCCGCCTGCCTTATTCTCTTGGTTCAAATCATTCATGTTAGTCATCCTTCCGCTGCTAGTGACCCGGTCCGTTCAGGAACTCTTCAAACAAGGATATCTTGGATAGCGACGCTACCACATACCGGACGGCAAAGCCCACAGCAATCCCTGTAACAATCCCGGTGATCAGCAGAACAGGCAGGTAGTAGAAAATACTCGACGAATGGAATACAAACGAAGCCGCAAGCAGCTGGCCGGTATTATGGGCAAGCCCGCCTGCAATACTGATGCCGATGACGCTGAATCTGGTGCCGCCAAGCTTCACAAGGGCGAACATGACAACAAAGCTGAACAGCGAGCCGAACAGGCTGAAGAGCAGACTGGACAGTGTCCCAAGCAGAAAGGCCGTCAGCAGCGTCTTCAGAATCACGAGTACGAATACATCCCTCGCGCGCAGAAAGTAAATACAGGTCAAAATCATAATGTTGGCAAAGCCAAGCTTCGCCCCGGGCATCAGCCCCATCCCGGCAAGCGGGATCTGAGCCTCAACAATACTGAGCACCACCGCAACGGCTGCAAAAATCGCAATGATTACCGTCCGTTTGAGTGCTGTTGCGGATTCACTACTGGACATAGCCATCTACTTCATCCTCCCCCGACCCGCCTGCAATTTCTACTAATACCCGGTGCGGCAGACATACTATGGTCTGCTTGGGCAGTGTAATAAACCCGAATCCGAGGCATACCTGGTCCGGACAGTCGGCATCGTACATCTCGATTCCGTAATCATGCACCTTCAGAATGTTATAGCCCCGGTCAGTCCGGACCTCAATCGTCTGTTCTTCCTTGGTCAGTGTTACCGTTTTGAATAATTCTCCGTCCACCGTTATATTCGCCACGAGCTCTTTGCCCGGCCCGCCTTTATCAGCATCGTTTGACAGCCACCTCGGCACTATAAAAGCGAGCGCAGCAATCAGAACAATAGAAATCAGCAGCACATCTGCGCGTTTCATAAAAATCTCCCTTATTTTTTAATTAAAAACCAGACTTAATAATTATAACGGTCTGCCCTCAATCCTTCAATGAATGTAGTCGTTAATTGTCGCATTTCATGCCCAGTTCACAAAATAGGCACGCAAAGCAGAAGCGGAACCTTCCTGAAATTGGATGGCATCCGCTTCTGCAAGAAATATAAGGATAAACGGGAGGTGAAGCCCTTTTTATCCGGTTTTGACCGGATAGATATCCTGGTGCAGCCGGGCCTTCCGCCCGAAATAGTCCAGGAACAATCCGGCGAATTCCGGGTCCCACTGGCTGCCTCTCCCCTGCTCCAGAATGGCCAGTGCCCGGTCATGATCCATCCCCTTGCGGTAAGGCCGGTCCGAG encodes:
- a CDS encoding energy-coupling factor transporter transmembrane component T, yielding MNERLLLGRSIDTGSWVHKLDARSKITGMLLYVAIILISNSWMEMGLLAVFSIAVMATTRIPLKYFIKAAKPLRYLMLFIFIVQTLSVKEGEVLWSLGAFALHEDGLRLGAFSVIRMLFLLTFTALLTFTTTPAKLNQGLEGVLAPFKKLGLSPDRLTLMISIALRFIPTILDEAQIILKAQASRGADLKELPLKEKAKMLVSLLVPVIASAFRRAQDLVYSMEARGFRMDAPRSRYHRLRWGAADTLFVAMFIVVLVLTALL
- a CDS encoding energy-coupling factor transporter ATPase, yielding MAIQLQQVSYTYAERSMWRVAALHGIDLKIAQGSLTGIAGATGSGKSTLLQLFNGILKPTEGTVQVLDVTIKAGEKSPKLLPLRRRVGLVFQFPEQQMFEDTVEKDLCFGPMNFGMSLEEAKERARKAMTDMGLDLALLERNPFRLSGGQMRKAAIASVLAMDPDIVVLDEPTATLDPVSRAELIALLERLCREQGRTIIIVTHRMDELLPYADSWALLKGGELAFQGSGQELAADPAILERCGLTVPQSLRYWQAAAERFGLAGEKPVLSAEGLAERISSLLAERGEARGAQETGDNHE
- a CDS encoding ATP-binding cassette domain-containing protein yields the protein MNDLNQENKAGGESAVIALKEVSFGYDPEHPILHNITLSIPQGQWVSIVGPNGCGKSTLVKLLNALLPKSAGEIYVCGHRLQEETTRDIRQCVGMVFQNPDNQFIGQTVEEDILFGLEGLCLSYEEMKQRLEFYTGKLGINHLLSKHPGELSGGQKQRVAIASILAMKPGIVIFDEASSMLDEGSRNELMAILQDMRAEGTYTILMITHDADEILASDRVLALHGGSIAADVPPAELFRSESLLAQCHLLEPYPWRLARELQSRGITVDVPASEKELIDKLWPYNYSK
- a CDS encoding Gx transporter family protein; translation: MAMSSSESATALKRTVIIAIFAAVAVVLSIVEAQIPLAGMGLMPGAKLGFANIMILTCIYFLRARDVFVLVILKTLLTAFLLGTLSSLLFSLFGSLFSFVVMFALVKLGGTRFSVIGISIAGGLAHNTGQLLAASFVFHSSSIFYYLPVLLITGIVTGIAVGFAVRYVVASLSKISLFEEFLNGPGH
- a CDS encoding NusG domain II-containing protein — its product is MKRADVLLISIVLIAALAFIVPRWLSNDADKGGPGKELVANITVDGELFKTVTLTKEEQTIEVRTDRGYNILKVHDYGIEMYDADCPDQVCLGFGFITLPKQTIVCLPHRVLVEIAGGSGEDEVDGYVQ